One Candidatus Neomarinimicrobiota bacterium genomic window, CCGGGAAATTTATAACTCCCTAATTTTTCTTCCTGCAATAAAGTTTTAAGTTGCGCTATCTCTCTGCGCACTACTTTTATCCGCTGCTCATTTTCAAGCTGCCTGAGCGAATGCTGAAATCGCAGATTATCCTGTTCTTCAATAGAATCAATAAGCTTGATCTCGGTTTCTTTTTTTGTCAGTTCTCTAAGTTCGGTACTTTTCATTTCTATACTTCTAACCTCTTTACCACTTTTGTCTTGATAGGTAGTTTGTGCGAACCGAGTCTGAACGCTTCCTGAGCGGTCTCGTCATCCACACCGTCTATCTCAAATAATATTCGTCCCGGCTTCACTACTGCGACAAAATATTCGGGCGAACCTTTTCCTTTACCCATCCGGGTTTCAGCAGGTTTAAGCGTGACGGGTTTGCTGGGGAAAATCCGTATCCAGAGCTTGCCGTGTTTTTTTACTTTACGCGTTATAGCGACTCGCGCCGCTTCAATTTGTCTTCCTGTTATCCAGGCGGGTTCCAACGCTTTCAAGCCGTAAGTCCCGAAAGAGACCTTCGAACCTCGATGCGCCATACCTTTATTTCTTCCGCGCTGCTCTTTTCTGTGCTTTACTTTCCTCGGTTCTAACATCTTTCTTTAATTCTCATCCGATTTCTTGAATTGTACTTCACCTGTGTAAATCCAAACTTTAACGCCTACGGTTCCATAAGTAGTGAACGCTGTTGCCGTTGCGTAATCTATTTCAGCGCGGAGTGTTTGAAGCGGTACTCTGCCTTCTTGAAAACGTTCTCTTCTGCCCATTTCGGAACCGCCCAGTCTTCCCCCTGCTCCGACCTTTATTCCGCCTGCTCCCATCCTCATCGTGGACATAATGGATTTCTTTATGGCTCGTCTGTGAGAAACTTTTTCTTCCAACTGACGCGCGATATTTTGTGCCACAAGCAGAGCATCGAGTTCCGGTCGTTTGATTTCGCTCACATTGACCGCCACATCTCTGCCGGTGATTTTTTTGAGCTCTTCGCGCAGTTTATTAACTTCCGATCCTTTACTTCCGATAACTATTCCGGGTCTGGCGGTATGAATCGTTATCGTAATCCTTTTGTTGGTACGCTCGATTTGTATCTTCGATACTGCCGCTTTAACCAGTCGTTTGTAAACATATTTCCGCAGCATAATATCTTCGTTAAGTTTCGCTGCGAAATTCTTTTCGTCGAACCAGTTAGAATCCCAGGTCTTCACATACCCGAGTCTAAAACCGACAGGATGTACTTTCTGTCCCATACCTAACCTCTTACCTTCTTTGTTCTCTCATCCGGTGTGGCTACTATAACGGTCATATGAGCTGTCCTCTTTAATATGGGTGTTGCTCTTCCCATTGCTCTCGGCCGAAACCTTTTTATTGACGGACCGCCGTCTATATAAACTTCCTTCACAAATAGATTTTCGGGGTCCACGTTTCCGCCTTCCAAATTCACAAGATTCGCTATCGCGCTGCGAACCGTCTTTTCTAAATCGGTTGAAGCCTTTTTCTTTGAAAAATGCAAAATGTTTATTGCGTCTTCCACATCTCTGCCTCTAATCAGGTCGGCTAAAAGCCTTACCTTCCGCGCTCCCTGCCTTGAATATTTTTTTATCGCTTTAGCGTTCATCCCTATCTGACCTTTGATGATGCGTCTTTTTTAGTTCCTGCGTGAGCTCGGAAAGTACGCGTTGGTGAAAATTCGCCAAGTTTATGTCCTACCATATTTTCCGATATATATACCGGAATAAATTTAATTCCGTTATGCACCGCGATTGTGTGACCAACGAAATCCGG contains:
- the rpmC gene encoding 50S ribosomal protein L29; amino-acid sequence: MKSTELRELTKKETEIKLIDSIEEQDNLRFQHSLRQLENEQRIKVVRREIAQLKTLLQEEKLGSYKFPGTVEDEGKESKK
- the rplP gene encoding 50S ribosomal protein L16 encodes the protein MLEPRKVKHRKEQRGRNKGMAHRGSKVSFGTYGLKALEPAWITGRQIEAARVAITRKVKKHGKLWIRIFPSKPVTLKPAETRMGKGKGSPEYFVAVVKPGRILFEIDGVDDETAQEAFRLGSHKLPIKTKVVKRLEV
- the rpsC gene encoding 30S ribosomal protein S3, whose product is MGQKVHPVGFRLGYVKTWDSNWFDEKNFAAKLNEDIMLRKYVYKRLVKAAVSKIQIERTNKRITITIHTARPGIVIGSKGSEVNKLREELKKITGRDVAVNVSEIKRPELDALLVAQNIARQLEEKVSHRRAIKKSIMSTMRMGAGGIKVGAGGRLGGSEMGRRERFQEGRVPLQTLRAEIDYATATAFTTYGTVGVKVWIYTGEVQFKKSDEN
- the rplV gene encoding 50S ribosomal protein L22 gives rise to the protein MNAKAIKKYSRQGARKVRLLADLIRGRDVEDAINILHFSKKKASTDLEKTVRSAIANLVNLEGGNVDPENLFVKEVYIDGGPSIKRFRPRAMGRATPILKRTAHMTVIVATPDERTKKVRG
- the rpsS gene encoding 30S ribosomal protein S19: MPRSLKKGPYIDERLLKKIQELNKTRGKKVIQTWSRRTTIPPDFVGHTIAVHNGIKFIPVYISENMVGHKLGEFSPTRTFRAHAGTKKDASSKVR